The following proteins come from a genomic window of Methanosarcina sp. MTP4:
- the engB gene encoding GTP-binding protein EngB yields the protein MKASKTVEQNGTNLEILFVGRSNVGKSSLIKELFGAKVRVGKRPGVTLRPFHVQLSDLLVTDMPGFGFMSGVKDRKQDIVKDKIVHYIENNAERIKLGVLVIDGPFFPDVVDRWDARDQIPIDIEMFDFLREVGIDTLIAANKMDKVKENEYDPLLDEIAARLGLEPPWENWKHLIAPISVKKGDLKPLKSLLKDRLHEMKRDDLFKYI from the coding sequence ATGAAAGCAAGCAAAACCGTGGAACAAAACGGTACAAACCTTGAAATCCTCTTCGTCGGGCGCTCCAATGTGGGCAAATCCTCTCTCATAAAGGAACTTTTCGGAGCAAAAGTAAGGGTCGGAAAACGCCCCGGGGTTACCCTGCGCCCCTTCCACGTCCAGCTCTCGGACCTGCTCGTCACCGACATGCCGGGCTTCGGTTTTATGAGCGGGGTCAAGGACCGGAAACAGGATATCGTGAAAGACAAGATTGTACACTACATCGAAAACAATGCCGAAAGGATCAAGCTTGGAGTCCTGGTGATAGATGGCCCCTTCTTCCCGGATGTCGTCGACCGCTGGGATGCCAGGGACCAGATCCCCATTGACATTGAGATGTTCGATTTCCTGAGGGAAGTCGGGATCGATACCCTGATAGCTGCAAACAAGATGGACAAAGTCAAAGAAAACGAGTATGACCCTCTCCTGGATGAAATCGCAGCCCGCCTTGGGCTTGAGCCCCCATGGGAAAACTGGAAACACCTGATCGCCCCGATCAGCGTCAAGAAAGGGGACTTAAAACCCCTCAAGAGCCTCCTGAAAGACAGGCTGCACGAAATGAAGCGGGATGACCTGTTCAAGTATATTTGA
- a CDS encoding DHHA1 domain-containing protein, with product MKEPHDLLTAKTLILTHGDSDGICSGAIAKSAYLDASVYFTNPVSLLDKLNEIRDVKNLIICDIAINERHCFELYSRLQDLAKKCNLYYIDHHPLPESCMEDEKGGEEWFYNDCTGPCSSELTFRVFEDLLSRDMRRVAIYGAIGDFCDNTPHVKHWVRDWDKRSLYFQAGTLIQAVLQKGKDYEFKRTLLNPLSRDRIPSRIPDLLELARDAALNEEKIRVFVKQNVKVLKNSAYIVNTNNSISKAAIYAASYGRREVGIAAEHRPKKGIYDLSIRSRGHADVNRLLRSIAPRFGGSGGGHPHAGGARIPEESFEAFLHAFDAGLGEAEMR from the coding sequence ATGAAAGAACCCCACGACTTGCTAACAGCAAAAACCCTGATCCTGACCCACGGAGATTCGGACGGGATATGCTCGGGTGCCATTGCAAAGAGTGCCTACTTGGATGCATCCGTATACTTCACAAATCCGGTTAGCCTTCTGGATAAGCTGAACGAGATCAGAGACGTTAAAAACCTCATCATCTGTGACATCGCAATTAATGAAAGGCACTGCTTCGAACTTTACTCCAGGCTCCAGGACCTTGCTAAAAAGTGTAACCTCTACTACATTGACCACCACCCTCTCCCGGAAAGCTGTATGGAAGATGAAAAAGGGGGAGAAGAATGGTTTTACAATGACTGCACAGGACCCTGCAGTTCTGAACTAACCTTCCGTGTCTTTGAAGATCTTCTGAGCCGGGACATGAGGAGGGTTGCTATCTACGGGGCTATAGGGGACTTTTGCGACAACACGCCCCACGTGAAGCACTGGGTAAGGGACTGGGACAAGCGAAGCCTCTACTTCCAGGCAGGGACCCTGATCCAGGCGGTGCTCCAGAAAGGCAAGGACTACGAATTCAAGAGGACTCTCCTGAATCCTCTCTCAAGGGATAGGATTCCTTCAAGGATTCCGGACCTCCTGGAACTTGCCCGGGATGCGGCCCTGAACGAAGAAAAGATCCGGGTCTTTGTCAAACAAAACGTGAAAGTCCTGAAAAACAGCGCGTATATTGTAAATACGAATAACTCCATTTCAAAAGCAGCTATCTACGCAGCCTCATACGGCCGGAGGGAAGTTGGTATTGCAGCCGAACACCGTCCGAAAAAAGGGATATACGACCTGAGCATCCGTTCCAGGGGGCATGCAGACGTGAACCGGCTCCTGCGCAGCATTGCTCCCCGGTTCGGAGGAAGCGGCGGTGGGCATCCTCACGCGGGAGGGGCACGCATCCCCGAAGAATCCTTTGAGGCTTTTCTCCACGCCTTCGATGCCGGGCTTGGAGAAGCAGAAATGAGGTAA
- a CDS encoding HD domain-containing protein, translating to MQKEDLAFFQKWFSDYITDFYSSDPFVRENIELKAEHTKKVCENILLLAKAEKLGENESLLAETVALFHDLGRFEQFLKYKTFKDSESENHAVLGVKILKKAGILSHLVPEESDIILKAVEYHNLMEIPEATSNFPELLFYSRLIRDADKLDILRIICEDYEEEDKCPNPALELYLPDTPEYSKAVIEDIMNNRMAKIKDVKNRNDVKLLRLTWVFDINFPETFSLLKETRYLEIIMSSLPKTEEIRKVIRHLEAYLEKQLLKKQSC from the coding sequence ATGCAAAAAGAAGACCTGGCTTTTTTCCAAAAATGGTTCTCAGACTATATAACAGATTTCTATTCCTCTGATCCTTTTGTCCGGGAAAACATAGAACTCAAAGCCGAACATACAAAAAAAGTCTGCGAAAATATCCTTTTGCTCGCAAAAGCTGAAAAACTCGGGGAAAATGAATCCCTTCTTGCCGAAACTGTAGCTCTTTTCCACGACCTGGGACGTTTTGAACAGTTCCTGAAATACAAAACCTTCAAAGATTCCGAGTCCGAAAACCATGCTGTCCTGGGAGTAAAAATCCTGAAAAAAGCCGGGATACTTTCCCACCTGGTCCCGGAGGAGAGCGACATTATTCTAAAAGCCGTGGAATACCACAACCTCATGGAGATCCCTGAAGCCACCTCAAACTTTCCTGAACTGCTTTTTTACTCAAGGCTGATCAGGGATGCCGACAAACTTGACATCCTCCGGATAATATGCGAAGACTATGAAGAAGAAGATAAATGCCCGAATCCGGCTCTTGAACTTTATTTGCCCGATACCCCGGAATACTCGAAAGCCGTAATAGAAGACATAATGAACAACAGGATGGCAAAAATAAAGGATGTTAAAAACCGGAACGACGTTAAACTCCTTCGCCTGACCTGGGTCTTTGACATCAATTTCCCCGAGACCTTTTCCCTCCTCAAAGAAACACGCTACCTGGAAATAATCATGTCTTCCCTTCCAAAAACCGAAGAAATCCGAAAGGTCATAAGGCACCTTGAAGCCTATCTCGAAAAACAGCTTCTGAAGAAGCAGTCTTGTTAA
- a CDS encoding tetratricopeptide repeat protein, with translation MLFISAGAFFPTAEAITFKGLVASAGGPENTSPLEEVIAQTPSSVEGLLDKGNALYSFGEYELSIECYDKALELDPDSSVALYGKACALDELGMYEDAIESYIRAFETSPDSFGSWYERGDEFYRIKSYAEAADCYENALAFDSYRARILYREGLAFEKLGLDQHAFVSYDNSIEYNENCSRALYMQGMAYAGFERYDEATGCFNEALNITPDNSELWYQKGVVFDSLENYEAAVECYDVALSLDPVSVEAWYNRGMNFDRMGVELENLSKDFENQGEPQESSKYNQEARARYQEALTCYDSVLVSDPDNLDALQRKGADLEKLERYSEAIQCYDKILTYDPENSDAWYGKGAALYAMGQYDAAIKCYEMALNPNTGVEVEEAGDALIQKLRAYDSSLACYPAALDFDSEAVRILYDKGLAFDKLENYEAAIDCYTQALEEESAHPVVWYRKARNLDRLDRYGEAVECYGKALKLDPDCPKAWYEKGFDYSRLGKHKDAVKSYDKALAQDENYTLAWYSKASALTQLGEHEESLECYDRVLAFAPDSVEIWYNKGLAFDQLGRYGEAVGCYNEALRINPAYAPARFKLNENLELLSNTGTFEAPAGNTTGASALDGLLASGFWSYLLGYQNLNSEEYSQDFDPGSVEFLDSGLGYDASWYGKASAGRKLEMYEDALACYDMALMINPEHVDAWYEQALVLGKLGRYENAFEAYEKAATLDPQAGKAWYGMASAVNRLGRYDEALTYYDRVLVLEPANSRALAEKASILVGLERYEEAVPCYNKLLELEPDNLEGISGRASVLVKLGRHEEAVSDYDRILKLEPVNIQAEIGKASVLEEIGKYEEAVASYDRILELQPGSTDVLFRKAAALEMLGNFEAAIGCYDRVLELNSVSIEAYNRKGFALHRMERYQEAIACYNKALEYAPNNAAAWYFKGLAQYSASSHTAALASFDKTVQLKPDCITAWYNKGYIYNVLGDVEEAIINYDRALAIDPNSPSALYNKRFALYRIKRYTEASDCKTKLDALDPGFVGALQDRGTKYFFPDTYSETLDYTLPTRWYEDSGNVSESVNGNESAGSQPPDSFPT, from the coding sequence TTGCTCTTCATTTCAGCGGGAGCTTTCTTCCCTACTGCTGAAGCCATTACATTTAAAGGGCTGGTTGCAAGTGCCGGAGGACCTGAAAATACTTCTCCTCTCGAGGAGGTAATTGCCCAGACCCCTTCTTCAGTGGAAGGGTTACTTGACAAAGGTAATGCACTTTATTCTTTTGGGGAATACGAGCTTTCGATAGAGTGCTATGATAAAGCTCTTGAACTCGACCCTGATTCCTCGGTTGCCTTGTATGGAAAAGCCTGTGCCCTTGACGAACTCGGTATGTATGAAGACGCAATTGAAAGTTATATCAGGGCTTTTGAAACCTCTCCTGACTCCTTTGGAAGCTGGTATGAAAGGGGTGACGAGTTTTACAGGATTAAAAGCTATGCTGAGGCCGCCGATTGTTATGAGAACGCTCTGGCTTTTGACTCTTACCGTGCCAGAATCCTTTATCGTGAAGGCCTCGCATTTGAGAAACTGGGTCTGGACCAGCATGCCTTTGTTTCTTATGATAACTCGATTGAGTACAATGAAAACTGTTCCAGGGCCCTTTACATGCAGGGGATGGCCTATGCAGGTTTTGAAAGGTATGACGAGGCAACAGGATGTTTTAATGAAGCCCTGAATATTACCCCTGACAATTCCGAACTCTGGTATCAGAAGGGGGTAGTTTTTGACAGTCTCGAGAATTACGAGGCTGCTGTGGAATGTTATGATGTGGCTCTTTCTCTCGATCCTGTCTCGGTTGAAGCCTGGTACAACAGGGGAATGAATTTTGACAGGATGGGTGTGGAACTTGAAAACCTGAGTAAGGACTTTGAAAACCAGGGGGAGCCCCAGGAATCTTCAAAGTATAACCAGGAGGCGAGAGCACGTTACCAGGAAGCTTTAACCTGTTACGACTCTGTCCTCGTTTCGGACCCCGATAATCTCGATGCTCTTCAGAGAAAAGGGGCGGATCTGGAAAAGCTTGAAAGATACTCCGAAGCTATCCAGTGCTACGATAAAATCCTTACATACGACCCTGAAAACTCCGATGCCTGGTATGGCAAGGGTGCCGCACTTTATGCAATGGGACAGTACGACGCCGCAATAAAATGTTATGAAATGGCCCTCAACCCGAATACGGGAGTTGAGGTTGAAGAAGCCGGAGACGCGCTTATTCAGAAACTGAGAGCTTATGACTCTTCCCTGGCATGTTACCCGGCTGCCCTGGACTTCGATTCGGAAGCTGTCAGGATCCTGTACGATAAGGGTCTAGCTTTCGATAAACTTGAAAATTACGAAGCTGCGATAGATTGCTACACCCAGGCCCTTGAAGAGGAGTCCGCCCATCCTGTGGTCTGGTACCGGAAAGCCCGGAACCTTGACCGTCTTGACAGGTATGGAGAGGCTGTGGAATGTTACGGCAAAGCCCTGAAACTGGACCCTGACTGTCCTAAGGCCTGGTACGAGAAAGGGTTCGATTACTCAAGGCTCGGGAAGCATAAGGATGCCGTGAAATCCTATGATAAGGCTCTTGCCCAGGATGAAAATTATACCCTTGCCTGGTACAGCAAAGCCTCTGCCCTGACTCAACTGGGGGAACACGAAGAGTCACTCGAATGTTATGACAGAGTTCTTGCTTTTGCCCCGGACAGTGTTGAGATCTGGTATAACAAGGGTCTTGCCTTTGACCAGCTTGGCAGGTACGGGGAAGCTGTAGGATGCTATAATGAAGCTCTCAGGATCAACCCCGCATATGCCCCTGCCCGTTTCAAGCTGAATGAGAACCTTGAGTTGCTCTCGAATACCGGAACCTTCGAAGCTCCTGCAGGGAATACCACGGGTGCCAGCGCCCTTGACGGGCTGCTTGCAAGCGGATTCTGGTCCTATCTCCTGGGTTACCAGAACCTGAATTCAGAAGAGTATTCCCAGGACTTTGACCCAGGAAGTGTTGAGTTCCTGGATTCGGGGTTAGGCTATGATGCATCCTGGTACGGGAAAGCTTCAGCCGGCAGGAAACTGGAGATGTACGAGGATGCACTTGCCTGTTATGACATGGCTTTGATGATCAACCCCGAACATGTTGATGCCTGGTACGAGCAAGCCCTGGTTCTGGGAAAGCTAGGAAGGTATGAGAATGCTTTTGAAGCCTATGAAAAAGCCGCCACTCTGGACCCGCAGGCCGGGAAAGCCTGGTACGGCATGGCTTCGGCTGTAAACAGGCTTGGGAGATACGATGAGGCACTAACGTACTACGACAGGGTGCTCGTGCTCGAACCTGCTAATTCCAGGGCCCTGGCCGAGAAAGCTTCGATCCTTGTCGGACTCGAGAGGTACGAGGAAGCCGTTCCTTGCTACAACAAACTCCTGGAGCTTGAGCCTGATAACCTTGAGGGCATTAGCGGCAGGGCTTCGGTTCTGGTAAAGCTCGGCAGGCATGAGGAAGCAGTATCCGATTATGACCGGATCCTGAAGCTTGAGCCTGTAAATATTCAGGCAGAAATTGGGAAAGCTTCGGTTCTTGAAGAAATTGGGAAGTACGAAGAAGCGGTTGCAAGTTATGACCGGATCCTTGAACTCCAACCAGGCAGTACGGACGTGCTATTCAGGAAAGCTGCAGCCCTGGAAATGCTCGGAAACTTCGAGGCAGCAATTGGCTGTTATGACAGAGTCCTTGAGCTGAACTCAGTGAGCATCGAGGCGTACAACAGAAAAGGCTTTGCCCTTCATCGGATGGAAAGGTACCAGGAAGCTATCGCCTGCTATAATAAAGCCCTGGAGTACGCCCCCAATAACGCCGCAGCCTGGTATTTCAAAGGGCTTGCCCAGTATTCGGCAAGCAGCCATACCGCAGCCCTGGCAAGTTTCGATAAAACGGTCCAGTTAAAGCCTGACTGCATCACGGCCTGGTACAACAAGGGGTACATCTACAACGTGCTGGGAGACGTTGAAGAAGCCATCATTAACTATGACAGGGCTCTTGCAATCGACCCCAACTCGCCTTCAGCCCTTTATAACAAGCGTTTTGCCCTCTATCGCATAAAGAGATACACCGAAGCTTCGGATTGCAAGACCAAACTCGATGCTCTTGACCCGGGCTTTGTGGGAGCCCTGCAGGACAGGGGAACGAAGTACTTCTTCCCCGACACCTACAGTGAGACTCTAGACTACACCCTGCCCACCAGGTGGTATGAAGATTCGGGAAACGTCTCGGAAAGTGTGAATGGAAATGAGTCTGCAGGTTCCCAGCCTCCGGACTCATTTCCCACTTGA
- a CDS encoding homoserine dehydrogenase, protein MKTVRCSIIGFGAIGQGVAEVLLMKKEYLENMGLDVRVIAVVDSKGATLSPEGVNLADCLARKREKGTVALEKITGLEVIKSIDHELVIETTPTNIETGGAGLQNMLAAFEKGLDVVTSNKGPLTLNYRDLVKTAKAAGSKFRFEATVGGSMPVINFAKEVLAGNNIRSVKGILNGTCNYILTRMLEERASYTDILAESMELGIAETDPTYDVEGIDTACKLVILANAIFGLDTTYGDVDVTGITKITPEALEMAYENGHVIKLIGEVSRDRIHVAPRLVPINHPLAVGGTLNVASLDTELAGEITVTGRGAGSVETASAILSDLVSIYREQ, encoded by the coding sequence ATGAAAACAGTACGCTGTTCCATTATCGGATTCGGTGCGATCGGACAGGGTGTAGCCGAAGTGCTCCTGATGAAGAAAGAGTACCTGGAAAATATGGGCCTTGACGTCCGCGTGATTGCAGTAGTGGACTCGAAAGGTGCAACCCTCTCTCCCGAGGGGGTGAACCTTGCTGACTGCCTTGCCCGCAAAAGGGAAAAGGGAACAGTTGCCCTGGAAAAAATCACGGGCCTTGAAGTCATCAAATCCATAGACCATGAACTGGTAATCGAAACAACTCCTACTAATATCGAAACCGGGGGAGCCGGGCTCCAGAACATGCTTGCAGCTTTCGAAAAAGGACTGGACGTTGTTACTTCTAACAAGGGCCCTCTTACCCTAAACTACCGGGACCTCGTGAAAACCGCAAAGGCAGCAGGTTCGAAGTTCAGGTTTGAGGCAACTGTTGGCGGTTCGATGCCAGTCATCAACTTTGCAAAAGAAGTCCTGGCCGGAAACAATATCAGAAGCGTCAAAGGCATCCTGAACGGGACCTGTAACTATATCCTGACAAGGATGCTGGAAGAAAGGGCAAGTTACACCGACATCCTTGCCGAGTCCATGGAACTCGGGATTGCGGAGACAGATCCAACTTACGATGTTGAAGGAATCGATACCGCCTGCAAACTCGTAATCCTTGCAAACGCCATTTTCGGGCTTGACACCACCTATGGGGATGTCGACGTTACAGGAATTACAAAAATCACTCCCGAAGCCCTGGAAATGGCTTACGAGAACGGACACGTGATCAAACTCATAGGAGAGGTCAGCAGGGACCGGATCCATGTGGCTCCCAGGCTTGTTCCCATTAACCACCCCCTGGCTGTAGGAGGGACCCTCAACGTGGCTTCCCTAGATACCGAACTTGCAGGAGAAATCACTGTTACGGGCAGAGGTGCCGGCTCTGTGGAGACCGCAAGTGCAATTCTCAGTGACCTTGTCTCGATTTACAGGGAGCAGTGA
- a CDS encoding ATP-dependent DNA ligase has product MTSFREFAETCQAIEKISSTIETTNKVAEFLRKVEVEELPLATHFIMSEVFPAWTGKQLGIGTSLLYASLSKASGMSVKSIEALIRTTGDIGETALLILKEKKKNQITFTSFLEEESEFSISEVYQRFITASEATGKGSQNLKIKNLQFLFNSSNPREAKFIARLALEELRIGVGEGVVRDAIAKAFNVPADVVEQAFMVTNDLGDVAAAAKAEGVEGLKKLGIEINRPIKMMLSQISPDIDADIRDMKEAAIEWKFDGARVQIHKDRNSVTIFSRKLENVTNSLPDLVDIVRKHVKAESAILDGEAVAVAEDGKPRAFQEILKRFRRKYDVAEKAASIPIQLNLFDIMYLNGETLIYLPLRERRKALRSCVESSVEDSRSISVDEQVITGDLELVEKIYQEALDAGHEGIMVKNPDSIYSPGKRGKNWLKKKPLMETLDLVVIGAEWGFGRRANLIGSYTVGCYDSDTTRFLQIGKVGTGLSDEQLKELTEMLSGLMGGEAGGVFAVRPKVVVEIAFEEIQKSPNYDSGFALRFPRFIRIRNDKAPDEADNIQRIERVYSQQRKKL; this is encoded by the coding sequence ATGACGAGCTTCAGGGAATTTGCAGAGACCTGCCAGGCCATCGAGAAAATATCGAGTACCATAGAAACCACGAATAAGGTTGCGGAATTTCTACGGAAAGTGGAAGTTGAAGAACTGCCCCTGGCAACCCACTTTATCATGAGTGAAGTGTTCCCTGCCTGGACAGGAAAACAGCTGGGGATAGGGACCAGCCTCCTTTATGCGTCTCTTTCGAAAGCGTCGGGGATGTCGGTAAAGAGTATTGAAGCCCTGATCCGGACCACAGGGGACATAGGGGAGACCGCCCTCCTGATCCTGAAGGAAAAGAAGAAAAACCAGATCACTTTTACTTCTTTCCTGGAAGAGGAGTCCGAATTTTCCATCTCCGAAGTCTACCAGCGTTTCATTACCGCTTCCGAAGCCACGGGAAAAGGCTCCCAGAACTTGAAAATCAAAAATCTTCAGTTCCTTTTCAACTCTTCCAACCCCAGGGAAGCAAAGTTCATAGCCCGCCTCGCCCTTGAAGAGCTGCGCATCGGAGTTGGGGAAGGCGTCGTCAGGGATGCTATTGCAAAGGCTTTCAACGTGCCGGCAGATGTTGTGGAACAAGCTTTTATGGTCACAAACGACCTGGGGGATGTGGCTGCCGCAGCCAAGGCCGAGGGAGTTGAGGGCCTGAAAAAGCTTGGGATCGAAATAAACCGCCCCATCAAAATGATGCTCTCCCAGATCAGCCCGGACATCGATGCTGATATCAGGGACATGAAGGAAGCTGCAATCGAATGGAAGTTCGACGGAGCCAGGGTCCAGATCCACAAGGACAGAAATTCGGTAACCATTTTCTCAAGGAAACTCGAAAACGTAACAAACTCCCTCCCCGACCTTGTGGACATCGTCCGGAAGCATGTGAAAGCTGAATCCGCAATCCTGGACGGGGAAGCCGTAGCTGTGGCAGAAGACGGCAAACCGAGGGCTTTCCAGGAGATCCTGAAGCGTTTCCGGCGCAAGTATGACGTGGCTGAGAAAGCCGCCTCTATTCCGATTCAGCTCAATCTCTTTGACATCATGTACCTGAACGGGGAGACCCTTATCTACCTCCCCCTCCGCGAGCGGCGAAAAGCCCTCCGGTCCTGCGTGGAAAGTTCGGTTGAGGATTCCAGGTCCATTTCCGTAGACGAGCAGGTCATCACAGGCGATCTCGAACTCGTGGAAAAGATATATCAGGAAGCCCTGGATGCCGGGCACGAAGGCATCATGGTCAAAAATCCGGATTCCATTTATTCCCCTGGAAAACGTGGTAAGAACTGGCTCAAGAAAAAGCCTCTAATGGAAACCCTTGACCTTGTGGTCATCGGCGCCGAATGGGGTTTCGGGAGACGGGCCAACCTTATAGGCTCGTACACAGTCGGCTGCTACGACTCTGATACAACCCGCTTCCTGCAGATTGGCAAGGTAGGCACCGGTCTGAGTGACGAACAGCTAAAAGAGCTCACAGAAATGCTCTCCGGGCTCATGGGCGGGGAAGCCGGAGGAGTTTTTGCTGTCCGGCCAAAAGTAGTGGTCGAAATCGCTTTCGAAGAAATCCAGAAGAGCCCCAACTACGACTCGGGTTTTGCCCTGCGCTTCCCCCGCTTTATCCGTATCCGGAACGATAAGGCCCCTGATGAAGCTGACAACATCCAGAGGATCGAAAGGGTCTATTCTCAGCAGCGGAAAAAGCTATAA
- a CDS encoding BatD family protein, producing MVKKTLLLALLIVFILSCLSTAALAADDVEWVEKLNDKKLYWGDSVTVGGYVVKAEDFHDEGTVFVTISKDGEELKSGPLAAGLELEYDDEIKVYAQKVDPNYEIIKKNGIEFKTDNWNPYAQLDILLRGKPGFDIDVDTDQNSYDPKSAADSRIDVTINVKNDGDAKAENVVLTIDTAGLEVISGKTKYTYTKVLKGEALEPITLTLKTPAPWEDTDYKIIAKTEFEDFKDEGYEDEGSKTIKIKRKWDLIVSKSATKERHMGEPVYVSMSVRNGGLCAIKDIELTDTLVSGMRLEEDIELGTTLSLEAGEVAADVFKYTLIPEKPGTFTFPKAVATFTLPNGASKKVESDNSDKTKIYGPNIILTKSLSTQQLEEGDELTVTVTVKNSGNVDSSVTVTDTVPPEAKFISGETSYKGVLQSGGGAKTIKYILQMHSEGEIQLPPCRATFLDLESYKGEVDSNTPAVVNVGTLTLEASSEQQQPAGSTESNQEKKEEPDDTHVKTGGTEEDYGDTPGFGSLFAALGLLGVAGLRKKGLV from the coding sequence ATGGTTAAAAAAACCTTACTTCTGGCATTACTCATCGTTTTTATCCTCTCCTGCCTTTCTACTGCTGCTCTTGCTGCAGATGATGTGGAGTGGGTGGAGAAGCTTAACGATAAAAAACTTTACTGGGGAGATTCCGTCACAGTCGGAGGCTATGTAGTTAAAGCAGAAGACTTTCATGACGAAGGAACGGTGTTTGTCACTATTTCAAAAGATGGGGAAGAACTGAAAAGTGGCCCTCTTGCTGCGGGGCTGGAACTCGAATATGACGATGAAATAAAGGTCTATGCCCAGAAAGTGGACCCTAATTATGAAATCATTAAAAAGAACGGGATAGAGTTCAAAACTGACAACTGGAACCCTTATGCCCAGCTGGATATTCTCCTCAGGGGAAAACCCGGTTTCGATATCGACGTTGACACGGACCAGAACAGCTACGACCCGAAATCTGCTGCCGATAGCAGGATAGATGTGACGATAAACGTTAAGAACGACGGAGACGCAAAAGCCGAAAACGTTGTGCTGACAATTGACACTGCAGGGCTTGAGGTAATAAGTGGAAAAACAAAGTACACTTACACAAAGGTCCTGAAAGGCGAAGCATTGGAGCCGATTACCCTCACATTGAAGACCCCTGCACCCTGGGAAGATACCGATTATAAAATAATCGCAAAGACCGAGTTCGAGGATTTCAAGGATGAAGGGTACGAAGACGAGGGGTCCAAGACCATAAAGATCAAGCGGAAATGGGATCTTATAGTCTCGAAGAGTGCAACAAAAGAGCGCCACATGGGAGAACCCGTATATGTTTCAATGTCAGTCCGGAATGGCGGCCTCTGCGCTATTAAGGATATCGAACTTACGGATACGCTGGTCTCGGGCATGCGGCTTGAAGAAGATATTGAGCTTGGCACAACCCTTTCCCTGGAAGCAGGGGAAGTTGCTGCGGACGTCTTCAAGTATACGCTTATCCCGGAGAAACCCGGAACTTTCACCTTCCCAAAAGCAGTTGCTACTTTCACCCTGCCCAACGGGGCGAGCAAAAAAGTCGAATCCGACAATTCCGACAAGACCAAAATCTACGGTCCGAACATAATCCTTACCAAATCACTCAGCACACAGCAGCTTGAGGAAGGAGATGAACTGACGGTCACGGTAACCGTAAAGAACTCAGGTAACGTTGACTCAAGCGTAACGGTAACAGATACCGTTCCCCCGGAAGCAAAATTCATAAGTGGGGAAACAAGCTATAAAGGAGTTCTCCAGAGCGGGGGCGGGGCAAAGACCATCAAATACATCCTGCAGATGCACAGCGAAGGGGAAATCCAGCTGCCCCCCTGCAGAGCAACTTTCCTTGACCTTGAAAGCTACAAGGGAGAAGTCGATTCCAATACCCCTGCTGTCGTGAATGTGGGAACCCTGACCCTGGAAGCAAGCAGTGAACAGCAACAGCCCGCAGGGTCAACGGAATCCAATCAGGAAAAGAAAGAAGAACCCGATGATACCCATGTGAAAACCGGCGGGACCGAAGAGGATTACGGGGACACCCCGGGCTTTGGTTCCCTTTTTGCGGCCCTCGGGCTGCTGGGAGTTGCAGGGCTCAGGAAAAAAGGGCTCGTCTGA
- a CDS encoding Nif3-like dinuclear metal center hexameric protein, with product MELAKIVEILEEIAPPELAEDFDEGRIGLILDLENDVQKIAVALDANAYVLEKAAEIRADLLITHHTLIFRPVNIISKPLATSLRLALENGISLYSMHTNYDRAKGGINDVLAARLGLRNVEEVEMGRIGEIDPCSSAELAARVSEYLRTPIMYAGEKEEVRRVMVYGGCGFRNEYLQIARERGAEAFVSSELKHDVLRSNGDLCLIDATHYATENPGMEALCPRLRELLGLEVEFIEQPSGLKAIPWG from the coding sequence ATGGAACTTGCAAAAATAGTAGAAATTCTTGAAGAAATCGCACCTCCTGAACTTGCGGAGGACTTTGACGAAGGTAGGATAGGGCTAATCCTGGACCTGGAAAATGACGTTCAAAAAATTGCAGTTGCCCTGGACGCAAACGCTTACGTCCTTGAAAAAGCTGCTGAAATCAGGGCGGACCTGCTGATTACCCACCATACCCTGATCTTCAGGCCGGTAAATATAATCTCAAAGCCTCTTGCAACCTCTCTCAGGCTTGCCCTTGAGAACGGCATATCCCTCTACAGCATGCATACCAATTACGACCGGGCTAAAGGAGGAATAAATGATGTGCTTGCGGCACGCCTGGGACTCCGGAATGTCGAGGAAGTCGAAATGGGAAGGATCGGGGAAATCGATCCCTGCTCTTCCGCGGAACTGGCTGCCCGAGTCTCAGAGTACCTGAGAACCCCTATCATGTATGCCGGGGAAAAAGAGGAGGTCAGGCGTGTAATGGTTTACGGGGGCTGTGGTTTTCGGAATGAGTACCTCCAGATTGCCCGAGAAAGGGGCGCAGAAGCCTTTGTGTCCTCCGAACTGAAGCACGACGTCCTCAGGTCGAACGGAGACCTCTGCCTGATAGATGCCACCCACTACGCCACGGAAAACCCAGGGATGGAAGCCCTCTGCCCCAGGCTCCGGGAACTACTCGGCCTTGAGGTGGAATTTATCGAGCAGCCTTCGGGGCTCAAAGCAATACCATGGGGCTGA